The segment CgccttgtttggtgcgcaccagggttcagaTGACAGCGTTCACaattattcaaatgaaccacactaagagagcaatcgcaccagagttcgttttaatcaaaccaaacctgccaagtgtgaacacacccttaaagtcaacatgatgCCATTAAAAAGCCATTTTACCTCACTAATGTGATTTATTTCCACGTCTATTTTGGAGGGACATATTATCTATTGGCATTTAATTGGATCATGTTCTGTAGATTGTGGAGATTCCTGAAACACCATCAATTTTCCAATGCTcttgactttaaaaaataaacagggtcaattttgattgcAAGTCGACTCTGCATTCTTTCTCCTCCAACAAAATGGGCCAAAGTTGATGTCGTATACTCTTTATAATGAGAAAATTGCATTTGACAAATGCATCTTAAATGCAGCAACACCACACAAATGTGTGCAACTTTGAATCATTCTTTGTTTAAGTGATCTTGTTCGAAGATTAATCTTACCAAGAAAAGTGCCCAGGAAGAAGACCCCCAGAGGTACATTAATAACCGGTGAGGTGATGTTGATGAACCAGTTCGGAAGGAAGGGAGTTATTCTCAAAAAAATGATGTAATTAATGAGGTGCTCTCTGTGCTTGTCCACCTACAATGACATTAAACATCGACTCAACATTACAGCCAGTCAATTTACATGCAAAAATTAAAGTTTATGATGTGAAAATGTCACCTGTTGAGACCATTTCTGAGCTCTCTCTGTGAGGTACTTGTAGACCATCGGCCTCCCGACTAAATAAGATAGCATATAGCAGAAAGACGCTCCGAGGCCTGAACACTGTAAAGCATAAAACAGACAACATATTTACATAACAAACAGTCAACTTTTCAAACTAAGACAAAGTTTGGCAGACTATTTTGAAAGGAATTTGCATACAAACAAGGAACTTACCAGACAGACGAGGAAGAGAGCTAGAGGAAAAGGGTAGAGATAACCAGACAGTATACTGAGGAATATGGAGCCTGGGATGGCAAACGTCTGAAGGCTGAGTAACGCTTAGTTAAGGCCTTAACTAAATAGTGAATAAATACAGAGCAGGCTGGGACAAAtcggttccctttcgatacttcactcgtactgcgtatggggaaaggtctccctttttccccgctgctgaagcctttttcaataacgcagtgtaactgcaccgtcattggttcactcatagacaagttgttgaaccaatggcggcgcggcatagctgcgcggcctatggcgacaaagcgcgcgaatattcccgccgaaatgggcggggtatagggctatataagcaggcgtttcgccataggatttcagtgttttctccttcagcgacgacatctacttctcttcgctgatctccgcctgaagccgaagaagctcgccgccttctgctctcgccgccgtctgaagaggctcccgcagcggactcgcctggactcgccggtggaagaaagcgccggcgccctcgcggactgcagcttctagcgccgtcgccgagccgccgcctcccgcttcccgcttccggccgcttcctgtgcgtcccctgccgccatccggcgcgccgcctgagagcttcatccgcggcttaaacgcctctctaaagagcgatttccagcggttttcaccgctttaagagcttccgcggccctcgccgctctaaaagagccacccaattgccgttttcacggcagcgcggcgtctcacgatgccccgccactcatgtggtacttgcagggccccctgcacggcgacgatggacacagcgagtgtgtcgcttgcctgggcaagccccacgcagacggcgcgctcgctggagactcatgcccgcactgcgagtgtatgagtctcgcttccctgcgctcgcgggtcgccttcttcactgagggcgatctcgccgctcgcgccctccgtctccttcctcccgcggtccggcgagggaaagacagcggggtagagcgactcagcgccaggagttgagcgagctcacgccggcccagcccccgcgtgcctcgccctctcctcccagggaactctctccagttctgttctctcgccctgagcagcgtccctccgcagaagcgagtgacctcgtctcattcgggggaacagacgacgaacaagacgactccatgtctcttgcggcttccgaagcggaaggatgggctggcgagccggaagaccccgctccaccgcctcccttggaacccatcgagcatggccagggcatggatgccgagctcttccgcatcctgtctagagccgttgaagagctggacctcgagtgggcccctccagaggagccgtctcgcagccgcctggacgaatggtttctgccaggccgccgccaagcacctcgccagcgttcagcgcccttctttcctgaggtccacgaagagctgacgaagtcgtggcgcgctccttactctgcccgcctccacactacgcaccgctccgccctcaccgccgtcgccggcgccgaggagaagggatacgagcgcttgccacccctagatgaagcggtggctgctcacctctgtcctcccgcggctgtgggttggaagacgaagagggcccttccttccaagccctgtcggaccacctctactctggctggacgggcttacacctcggcgggccaagctgcctctgcgctccacaccatggccatatttcaagcattccaggccaaactcctccgctctctggatgagtctggaatcgacgcgccagccttcaaagatctccgcagcgccacggatcttgccctgcgagctacgaaggctacggcccaggccatcggtcgttccatggccagcctggtcgtgttggagcgccacctgtggctcaacctaacggagatcaaagacctagacaagacggccttcttagacgccccggtctcgccttctggtctcttcgggcctgcagtggatggcttcactgagcgctttactgccgcgcagaaatcgtctcaggctatgaggcatttcttgcctaagcgctccagctccgcttctgcgtctagccgccccaggactgcgccggctcagcagaacaaaccagccccacctgcaacacaggcagcgccgccccaggagcatcgccagcgctcgcgcctgcgaagcgccctcccttcccggcGCCAGGGAcaccggcccaggattgtgctggacccggtgcctccgaagtcgtcctgattcgtcggacaggaagaggatgggggaccgtcccgttacgaccggaccaccccaaaagctcccacgggtaatttcccctccgcctcgtttatttccgggcgtgggaaacatactccaagtgacagctgggcccacacctgttgcgcccactccaaacgccgttttcacggcggacaaatttttccccacctcatcacaaaaagagcaaatttcctcttccacccctcgcggtgtacgaccctctcaacggcggtctgtcacccaacattattcaacccctagccactcgggccgaggcctggcaggccatccccgatgtgtcagaatgggtcatggggatcgtaaaccagggctactcgctccagtttgcacgacggcccccccgcttcgccggggtgcttcaaacatcggtcaatccggacgacgctcatgtcctccgggccgaagtcatgtcgttgctggaaaaaggagctgtggaaatggttcctccgtcagagagcgagacaggcttttacagccgctactttctggtccccaaaaaggatggcggtctcagacccatcctagacctcaggcttttgaatcactccctcatgagacggaagttcaaaatgctgacgctgaagcagatcctcgcgcacatttgccccgaggactggttctgctcgctggacctgaaggatgcgtattttcacatccagatagcccccgtcacagacgattcttgagattcgcatacgaaggggtggcataccaatatacggtcctgcccttcgggctgtctctggctcccgcactttcaccaagtgcatggacgcgagcgctttcccctctgagacagatgggaatccgggttctgaattacctcgacgactggctcatcttagcccgttcgcgagacgagctggaacgccacagatccgtgctcctcagccatctacaatgcctgggtctcagggtcaacttagccaagagctcgctatgccccactcaacgaatttcgtttctgggagcagttttcgactcggtccgtatgacggcagtagtctcgccagagcgcgcccgggcaattcagcagctcacggcatctgtcacgaacaaagcctatcacCCTCTGAATTTTTAACataggctgctagggctgatggcttccgcctccccggtgctgcagctaggccttcttcggatgcggcctcttcagtactggttgaagttccgggttcctcccagcgcatggcggcacggccgcctatgtctcaaggtcaatcgggcctgtcttctagccctgagaccttggatggatccagtatggttccaacgcggagtccccttacaggcggtctcacggaggacggtgctctcaacagacgcctccaacttgggctggggcgctgtgtgcgagggcagaccggccttcggctcgtggagccacgaggaaagccatctacacatcaactgtctagagatgctagcagtgatgaaagcccttcagttctttcaggcttacttgacgggacgtcatgttctagttcggtcagacagtatgacggtggtgtcatacctgaaccaccaaggcggtctttcgtccagccgcttatgcgctctggcgaaacgactgctggaatgggctcttccgaggcttcagtcgctcagagcgactcatgttcctggcaggaacaatctgggtgcggacatgttgtcacggagcaacatcccctccggcgagtggatgctccacccccaagtggtcctcacgatctgggagttcttcgggaaggcagaggtagacctcttcgcctcagaagacaactctcattgcccaacatttttctcgaaggaagtagatgctctggcccacacatggcccagcacgctcctttatgctttccctccgatcgcactgatcccccaggtcatcaggcgtatcagagaagaccagcacagagtccttctggtggccccgctctggaggaaccaggtttggtcctcagagctattcaggctctctctaagagccccgtggccgattcccctgagacgggacctcctctctcaggcaaacagaacaatctggcacccacagccgcagctctgggctctgcacctctggtccctcgatgggagccgactagcctccccgaggacgtcctaaataccatttctcaggctagagccccatctacgaggcgcctctacgaccagaagtggtcagtctttgttgattggtgttcaacacgcaacatagaccctgtggagagtgacgtatcttccatactgtctttcctccaagaacgcttggaaatggggcgctccccttccacgcttaaggtttacgtagcagccattgcagcgttccacgctcctattgctggccaatcggtgggacgaaacgggctcgtgatccgttttttgagaggtgctaggcgtttgaatcctcctcgccctctcactattccctcctgggacctctcgttggtcctcagggccttgaaaggagccccatttgaaccaatgggttcagccgacctcaggcccctaacactaaaaaccgctctgctactagcactagcatcggtaaagcgtgttggcgatttgcaggccctctctgtgaaccctgcatgcctcgggtcgggcctggtgactctaaggtcgttctgaaacctaggcatggctacgtccctaaagtgctctcaactccgtgtagagctcaggtcatctcgctctctgctcttcctccctcggcggacgaaccagagctgcagctacactgcccagtcagggcattgaggacctacatagacgatcacagtctttcagactgtcggatcagctctttgtttgttttggcggccgcaccaaagggtctccggtctcgaaacaacgcatttcccgttggatagtggatgctattaacctgtgctactcctcactgggcactaattgccccataggagtcagggcccactccactagaggaatggcttcctcgtgggcttggtccaacggagtttccatccaagacatctgtgaggcggccggctggtcttcgccgtccacctttgtcaggttctatcacctcgatgtcccgaccttacaagctcgggtcctgtcggtgtgattagcggcttccaacaggtcccgcttcacgccaccataggaagtatcttccttcagtgtaaccatgggttcggttaggctttgcctccgcttgtcctttttgcccccctctgggtggccaaatgcaagctatatcgttcccagccgtggcacggcgtggttggaattcgttccccatacgcagtacgagtgaagtatcgaaaggggaacgtactcggttactaacgtaacctcggttccctgagatacggaacgagtactgcgtcacttgccgtgccacgaggctgcggctcagggtcgtcgcttcagtcgattgacactgaaatcctatggcgaaacgcctgcttatatagccctataccccgcccatttcggcgggaatattcgcgcgctttgtcgccataggccgcgcagctatgccgcgccgccattggttcaacaacttgtctatgagtgaaccaatgacggtgcagttacactgcgttattgaaaaaggcttcagcagcggggaaaaagggagacctttccccatacgcagtactcgttccgtatctcagggaaccgaggttacgttagtaaccgagtacgttacaTACTGTAACTGATACTGAATCTAACAAACATGAATAACAAATACTCCAAGCCATTATTCTGCCAACAGGGTCTAAGCTAACTTGTTAGTAAAGATGTTGAGTGCTATTGCGTCGATTATCacacaaaataattttgacccGTCCATCGAAAACCAAAAAAATGAGTGCAATAATGCACTTACAACTGAAGTCTCAAGACCTGATATACTCATGCCAAAGTTTTTTTCCGTTCTTCGCTTAGGGGTAAAAAGATGTTAGAAATATGTGACCAGCGGTTTACTGTTAGGGAACATCCCAACGCTGCCCAAAAAGCTGAGAgcgacgtttagatgaatatgtaaatatgtgctgcgtGCAAGCAGCTTTAtagtattaaacatgaaaaccaCAGTCTCTTTTGATTAgaatttcaacttaatttttctactataaagcggctcaccattgtgttcatgtttttactcgCGGACATCAGACCTTGAgggactgaacagaagaaatgaactgGAGAAGACACCCATGTCAATAAAGGCGGAGCCTGAGAGCCACACCCACCTATTACATAATCGCCATGATTGAACCAATAGGAGTTTGAAGGTGTTTACCAGCCTTTTCTGGAAAGTTTGCTTTAGCAAACTGTTTCAAAGTCCAGAAACAAACACcaaacgaacttcgttttggcctgattttgttcgaaattacATCACACTGGTTCATTCTTCAATTTCTCGAAGTAAATCGAGGCCTTTAGAGGAAAGACATTTCGGAAAGTTAAAAATTGGAATAATAAAGTTccaattgttaacattagttagcttcattagttaacatgaagtaacaatgaaaaatacttctaaaagtatttattaatcttagttaatattattttcacatttatatCACTTATTACGTTACTCcattactaatacattattacaaTCAAAAGCTCCgtcttttaatattatatatggaCCAGAACTTAAGTGAACTACCAACAAACAGttgtattttattaactaacgttaataaagattaataaatattgtaacaaattgagtaacactttattttcagtgtccttgttacatgtagttactatagtaataactataaattatgcataattacatgcaactaaccctaaaccaacctagttctatagtaagtacatgcagttaattaatattactcagtacttaaatgtaaaattacaatgtaacaaagacaccttaaaataaagtgagaCCCAAATtgattgctcattgttagttaatgcattaactaataaaccttattgtaaactaTTACCAGAAATGTGTTGGAATGTCCTGTTAAAGGgatggttgattatgatttcacttttttaaatttagttagcatgaaatgttgctgtttgagcataaacaacatctgcaaagctacgacgctcaaagttcaacacaaagggagatattttcttttacagaaatcactttttaaaggACTataacaaacggctggtagcgactacaacaagcttcttcccggaatagtgacatcacaaaccctaaaatttacataaaccccgcccccgagaacacacaacaaagggggcgtggccatgttgggctgctttagagaagaggaagagttgttgtagtagagtgttgttgacgtggcgtcattttacgccggactgcttcacaaacgagggtcaattcaacgctggatttgcacaaaagattaacatgacgccacatgctagtggatgagtcgaatcaactccacagcaactacataactttatccactaaccattcagcaacgtccagtttcattctaaaagttgtaacttcttcctgagtctctccatcagtgtcgactccggtttgaacaatgtaaggctgaacactgttactgacaatcctcattttggctgcgtgagattctccagctttgttgttgttgagctgttaaagctccgccctcttctggaaagggggcgggagcagcagctcatttgcatttaaagggacacacacaaaaacagcgtgttttcGCTCACACACAaatggggcaaatttgacaagctataataaatgatctgtgggggattctgagctgaaacttcacagacacattctggagacaccagagacttattttacatcttgtgaaaggggcataataggtcccctttagaGGTTAAACTACTGTTCTAAGTTGTAAGCTATTCTAATCACCAGTCcgattaataaatattttcatttgatttactGAAAGATCTGAATTAAATGAACAATTAATTCTCAAAATGTAGATCACTAGGTGAAATGTAAAGTCAACTACCAAATTTGCAAGTCCCAAATTTCAGCTTGTTTTTTTCTCAATCAGTCCCTTGAAAAATCCAGATTACTCATGGCACAAAGGATACAAGATATATGTAGCAAAGTATGCTAAAAGCACTTGGGTGTAATATGTGTCCTTGTATTTAGACAGCACTGTGCCCAATGCCTTTGCATCATCCATGTCCTTAGGAATTTTGATTTTTCCCCTCTCGTCTCTGCAAGACATTAAGAAAAGCATCAAACCATAAAGCATCCATAAAAAACTCCTTCAGTACAGAAAACTACAGTCAGAAGGGGAGGCAGACTTACTCGCTCAGCTCTGGGAAATTTCTGAACACTAGATACATGACGCAA is part of the Chanodichthys erythropterus isolate Z2021 chromosome 11, ASM2448905v1, whole genome shotgun sequence genome and harbors:
- the tmem41b gene encoding transmembrane protein 41B encodes the protein MAKKRGGNREPESSPLVEQEPRPSSHTNKGAQSPGGASARMSILLLISIFACSACVMYLVFRNFPELSEDERGKIKIPKDMDDAKALGTVLSKYKDTYYTQVLLAYFATYIFLQTFAIPGSIFLSILSGYLYPFPLALFLVCLCSGLGASFCYMLSYLVGRPMVYKYLTERAQKWSQQVDKHREHLINYIIFLRITPFLPNWFINITSPVINVPLGVFFLGTFLGVAPPSFVAINAGTTLYKLTTAGEAVSWNSLIVLGVLAVVSILPVCFQKKLQQKLE